The genomic window CAACTTATTCTCCGATATTACCTGGTTTTTGATGGCTGTCTTGTAATCAGGAAATATCATCATAGTAGCAAATATGAATGTAAAGACTGAAGGAAAGTTTAACGgaacttcttcatcatctaacTTCAATATCATAAGAAGCCCAAATTGACAACCAAAAAAGAAACCCATGACTACAATAATGATTACGTAGTCCGTCCACAAATTTGGTTCTTTATGTTCTGTTTCATAAAATCCTCTCAAAGAATCTATCGAAGTTTCCCTATTTGTAAGATCAGCATACATATATACTAATCTTTCCAGATAATCTTTAATATATGAATAGTGGTTATTCAAAGTAGCAAATTTCTGGTTTATTATGCCACTTATAGCCGACAAATTCTCCTTTTTTAGGCATTCAACGATAGCATCCTCGTACTGTTGTTCGTATCTTCTTCTATAGCTACTTTTCCCCAGCCCTTCAACCATACGTTTGACCTGTTCATCTTCTTGCATTGTTTGGTCATCGCGATTAGAgtttttttcatcatttgcGTTATGGAAGTTGCGAGAGTTATTCATTGTGGGGTATTAATGGTGGTGGTGACGCTGTTATTGTTCATATTTGGCCGGTTTTTCACACAAGTTACGCAGAAAATAGTATTAGACTATTTGTGTGTTTCGAATTAATTAGAAGGATGACTTTGAAAAAGTTAAAGCCAGGGACCGTTTGTTCGGAGTTAAAGATATACTGGCGAATCCCAACATCAAGTGCCGGATTGTGTTATTTGTTAGCCATTATACTTGTGACCTCATCGCTACGTAGAGGaggaataaaaaaaatcgGCTTTTCTCCGAATCGGGGAACGTTAGTTGGAGAGTATTAGGGTTTTTTTTGCTCGGTTTACGGTTGTGCCACAAAGACTTTGGACGTAATGAcgcaataataatatccatatataatatatatatggaCATGTTTCATAAGTTATATACTTTGTCAGATTGACtacaattttttattatcattgaatTGTATCTAGTCTTTGACGTACACTGTGTGCTCAACCGtgatatcaatattaataatgtcAGAAAGCGGATCGAACATGGACAAAAGTACACATAATCATCAGGAAAAAGACACACCACCTCCTGTTTTTAGATATCGAAAACTCGAAGAtgcattttcttttgaagatgaatatgCCGCAAACTTGACCTATTTACTTTTTACATTTATCCATGTTTTGTTTTGGAGCTTTTGGTTTGGATTTTTTGGGTTCacaagaatatttaatCGGGATCGTCTCTTCGTTGAAATAAGAGTCTTTATTCCATTGTTTTACATCGGAGGGTGGTTAGTTCTTTTAATATTGTCCCTAACATCGATGTATACCACTGAATGCAAGATAGATCGTCCTACGGAAGCCGCCCAAGCAAGAAAGCAAAAGGCGgccattttttttatagcTTCCACTCTAGTTGGTTTCTGGATAATGGCTAGAATACTAGCAATTCCTTCTGATTACTAATATTCTGACCTGGTCAtcctttatatttttacaCTGCATctgtatttattttatatcttCTTAATATACTTCACGAAATATACGTCTTTGATAATGTATTTATAGATAGCATAGTCACTAGTCTATAAGATAGTACGTGCAGTACAGTACAGTACTGTTAGTACATCGGACTTTCAAGAGATAGTAATAGTACAACTTCTATCCATCCCAGTTTTTTCTAGTCACgtgaattattttatttattgaactggtgaaaaaaattttgaaattttgaaattttatgaaaaatttaaaagaatttaGCGATGAGTACGCACGTACATAGTATGGTTTAGGATACTTTTTGCGTATATCCAATAGTAATCAGAAGCAGAAAGAAGCAGAAGCGAAAGCAAAAGAACTGTTTTTCTGAGAGTAGCATACTATTATATCTATTATCTCCCCTGCGAAATCTGTACTAacagaaaaataaaaggaaacaaaaaaacagTACTCAAACATGTCGGTTGCTGCTTCATCCACTACCATACTATCGGAATATGATCCATCAGGACAATACTTAGCATATGTCACCATTGCATTAGATAAACAACGTCTAACAGTCCAACCAATAGCTACCAACATCATCAATGATACATCTTTATTGttaaatgattcaaatttgaaaattacCTGTATGAAATGGTGGTCCACTTCAACGTCTTCTACAACTGACACTGTCACAGCATCTATACTTTTAGGTCTAAATAATGGTGAAATTTGGATCTACTCTCCTGTATCcaatgaaatcatttatAAGCTATCAACTGATAACAATTTCAACCAAATTATGGATATTGATTTACAAGATGATCAACAAACTCTATGGTGTATTGATTCAACTGATAcattttataattttaatttgaCAGATTTTAAGTTAAAATCTTCCTTTAAAATTGATAACGCTGTGCAATTGAacaaattatcaataatcaATGATTCACAATTATTAGTAGCGTCTCATCAAATTTTCCTTATTGATATAAACACAAGatcaataattttcaattctcCTGGTCATATATCTCCTGTCATAATAATGGAAAAGATACCTTCatccaatttcttcattactGGTGCTCAAAATGatagatttattaatatttatgAACTAGATGCCACTACAATAACAACCAAAACTGTCTTGGTTGGTCAATCAAatgtattgaaattatccACTTTCAATGAAAGTATCGTAGCAATAAATACAGAAGATGGTAGGATAGAACTGTTCAAAGATCCATTATCCGTCAGTACTACAACCGCATCATTATCTGGAAGcaaaaagagaagaaatgtaaataagaaatcaaaaCGTTCAACAACCGTCCTAAATGTTGTCCCTGACTCTCAAATGTCTATACCTTTACAAATACTACCATTCAACATTACcattaataatacattattaaattttgtatGGTTTCAAAACGCAATCATCCCGCATTTTAAAACAGTCCAAtggaaagaattaatttcaaatgaaaCTGCATCAATATCAGTTCCAATCACATCTTCACAATCCAATCTTAAAGCAGCTAGTAGTAAATTGCTTCATGGTATAGATAGAGCATCCACAATCACATACAAAGAATCAAATGCACATATCTCCTCAGGTGACAACTTCAAAAGAATAACAGATTTAATCAACACTTTAAACGagcaagaacaagaaaatgaagatgatgaagaacaagaaactTTGGctgataaaatattatcccTCGAATCTAAATCCAAATTGAAATCGATACCTACCGCAGCCACCAACAAgaaatcaacaacaacaacaacgacAACAACCGGTACAGTTACCGTAATCTTATCACAAGCATTACAATCCAACGAtcattcattattagaaacTGTATTAAACAATAGGAACGAGAAAAtcattaaagaaacaataatTAGGTTGAATCCAAAATTAGCGATCATCCTATTGGAGAAATTAT from Naumovozyma dairenensis CBS 421 chromosome 3, complete genome includes these protein-coding regions:
- the UTP5 gene encoding Utp5p (similar to Saccharomyces cerevisiae UTP5 (YDR398W); ancestral locus Anc_5.490), producing the protein MSVAASSTTILSEYDPSGQYLAYVTIALDKQRLTVQPIATNIINDTSLLLNDSNLKITCMKWWSTSTSSTTDTVTASILLGLNNGEIWIYSPVSNEIIYKLSTDNNFNQIMDIDLQDDQQTLWCIDSTDTFYNFNLTDFKLKSSFKIDNAVQLNKLSIINDSQLLVASHQIFLIDINTRSIIFNSPGHISPVIIMEKIPSSNFFITGAQNDRFINIYELDATTITTKTVLVGQSNVLKLSTFNESIVAINTEDGRIELFKDPLSVSTTTASLSGSKKRRNVNKKSKRSTTVLNVVPDSQMSIPLQILPFNITINNTLLNFVWFQNAIIPHFKTVQWKELISNETASISVPITSSQSNLKAASSKLLHGIDRASTITYKESNAHISSGDNFKRITDLINTLNEQEQENEDDEEQETLADKILSLESKSKLKSIPTAATNKKSTTTTTTTTGTVTVILSQALQSNDHSLLETVLNNRNEKIIKETIIRLNPKLAIILLEKLSEKISRNSNRSLTLNHWIKWCIIIHGAYFTNVPNLNHVLNSLYVVLKRKAQLLPRLLALEIRLDATLNKLNIDNGDNDITLDELEEQDEDDVDVEYNEELDDAGLIDDGEEDYYSSDEDEDEDEDEDENNEADAVGYAKIGKENHQDDEEDNDGNSDVEMV
- the NDAI0C01320 gene encoding uncharacterized protein; translation: MNNSRNFHNANDEKNSNRDDQTMQEDEQVKRMVEGLGKSSYRRRYEQQYEDAIVECLKKENLSAISGIINQKFATLNNHYSYIKDYLERLVYMYADLTNRETSIDSLRGFYETEHKEPNLWTDYVIIIVVMGFFFGCQFGLLMILKLDDEEVPLNFPSVFTFIFATMMIFPDYKTAIKNQVISENKLLSLMSWIVCSIKVLFSLLLLPWIKYIFYIILAQRDRFYNIVSFLLTFVIDFGISSYQCFMSFIKIFIVGIKGFH